Proteins encoded within one genomic window of Nitrospina gracilis 3/211:
- the murD gene encoding UDP-N-acetylmuramoyl-L-alanine--D-glutamate ligase, with the protein MLMDVTGKHIAIVGLARTGIATANFLAQRGAKVTVCDQKSQVELEEAVRRLDPGIETRFETSAPEGDALDLIVLSPGVDVHNPALDPARKKNVEIISELELASRLCTTPIIAVTGTNGKTTTTTLIGALLQGAGYDIKVGGNIGVPFVALIDPPPKDYMVLEVSSFQLEGVETFHPFISVILNLTPDHLDRHGSMETYAALKERIAARQTEDDWMVVNADDPWVKRMAGNKKAQAVSFSTRYELPVGAYLEEGTAFLQWAAAPSR; encoded by the coding sequence ATGCTTATGGACGTAACAGGAAAACATATTGCCATCGTCGGCCTTGCTCGCACCGGCATCGCCACCGCCAACTTCCTCGCACAGCGCGGGGCGAAGGTGACCGTGTGCGACCAGAAATCCCAAGTGGAACTGGAAGAGGCGGTGCGGCGACTCGATCCGGGGATCGAGACCCGTTTCGAAACATCGGCCCCGGAAGGCGATGCACTGGACCTCATCGTGCTGAGCCCCGGCGTGGACGTTCATAACCCGGCGCTCGACCCGGCACGAAAGAAGAACGTGGAGATCATCAGCGAGCTGGAACTGGCGTCGCGCCTGTGCACGACCCCCATCATCGCCGTCACCGGCACCAACGGAAAGACAACGACCACAACGCTCATCGGCGCACTGTTGCAGGGCGCGGGATACGACATCAAGGTCGGAGGCAACATCGGCGTGCCGTTCGTGGCGCTGATCGATCCGCCACCCAAGGATTACATGGTGCTTGAGGTCAGCAGTTTCCAACTGGAAGGCGTAGAAACGTTTCATCCCTTCATCAGCGTGATCCTCAACCTGACACCGGATCACCTGGATCGGCACGGCTCGATGGAAACCTACGCCGCGCTGAAGGAACGCATCGCTGCACGCCAGACCGAAGACGACTGGATGGTGGTCAACGCCGACGACCCCTGGGTGAAAAGAATGGCTGGAAACAAAAAGGCACAGGCGGTGAGCTTCAGCACCCGGTACGAGTTGCCGGTGGGTGCTTACCTGGAAGAAGGCACCGCCTTCCTGCAGTGGGCGGCAGCGCCATCCCGGTGA
- the ftsW gene encoding putative lipid II flippase FtsW — protein MTQKNSQPGCDRILAFAVALLVLIGIVMVFSSSAVYAMEEYQDSWFFLKRHLLWVLIGTVMLFAAKSVDYHKLDGATYPVMAATVFLLIAVMMPEMSKEVGGARRWLVLGGFSFQPSELAKFAVILFMAKSLVKRADKLGNFAYGFLPNLIVLGIFFMLILLQPDFGTALIISIVCFTMLYIAGVKKNYLIYSVIAAAPFLISAVLSAEYRKRRLLSFLDPWADPSDTGFQAVQSFLAFGRGGIWGLGLGDSRQKLFYLPEAHTDFIFSVVGEELGFIGTMGILALFMLVLWRGFKIAYHAKDIYGTHLATGLTLLVAIQAFTNMGVAVGLLPTKGLTLPFISLGGSSLLITMLGMGVLLNISEQTVRR, from the coding sequence ATGACCCAGAAAAACTCACAACCGGGATGCGACCGCATTTTGGCCTTCGCCGTCGCCCTGCTCGTGCTCATAGGCATCGTCATGGTATTCAGCTCGAGTGCGGTGTATGCAATGGAAGAATACCAGGACTCCTGGTTTTTCCTGAAACGTCATCTGCTGTGGGTCCTGATTGGAACGGTCATGCTGTTTGCGGCGAAATCCGTGGACTACCACAAGCTGGACGGTGCAACTTATCCCGTAATGGCCGCCACCGTATTCCTGCTCATCGCGGTGATGATGCCGGAGATGAGCAAGGAAGTCGGCGGCGCCCGGCGCTGGCTGGTGCTGGGCGGCTTTTCGTTCCAGCCGTCGGAGCTGGCCAAGTTCGCCGTCATCCTGTTCATGGCCAAATCCCTGGTCAAGCGGGCCGACAAGCTGGGCAACTTCGCTTACGGGTTTCTGCCGAACCTCATCGTGCTTGGCATTTTTTTCATGTTGATTCTCCTGCAACCGGATTTCGGCACAGCGCTCATCATCTCGATTGTCTGCTTCACCATGCTCTACATCGCAGGCGTGAAAAAGAATTACCTGATCTACTCCGTCATAGCCGCCGCGCCGTTCCTCATCTCGGCGGTGTTGAGCGCGGAGTACCGCAAGCGCCGCCTGTTGTCGTTTCTCGATCCGTGGGCGGACCCGTCGGACACCGGCTTCCAGGCAGTGCAGTCGTTCCTCGCCTTCGGACGTGGCGGCATATGGGGACTGGGCCTGGGCGACAGCAGGCAAAAGTTGTTTTACCTGCCGGAAGCACACACCGATTTCATCTTCTCCGTCGTCGGGGAAGAACTGGGATTCATCGGCACCATGGGCATCCTCGCGCTGTTCATGCTGGTGCTGTGGCGCGGCTTCAAGATCGCGTACCACGCAAAAGACATCTACGGCACGCACCTGGCCACCGGGCTCACCTTGCTGGTCGCCATTCAGGCGTTCACCAACATGGGTGTGGCCGTGGGTCTTCTGCCGACAAAAGGATTGACGCTCCCGTTCATCAGCCTGGGCGGGTCGTCGTTGTTGATCACCATGCTGGGCATGGGGGTTTTGTTGAACATATCGGAGCAGACGGTCCGACGTTGA
- the murG gene encoding undecaprenyldiphospho-muramoylpentapeptide beta-N-acetylglucosaminyltransferase translates to MANYVVIAGGGTGGHLYPGIALARALKAMDENIEITFVGTKRGLEARVLPREGLPLKTILSGGLLGKKGLGRWTSWCKLPVGLAQSMCFLIRKRPNLVVGVGGYVSGPVAVAAWMLRIPILVHEQNTVPGVTNRLIGKIASKVAVSFEQSRDYFPANKVVETGNMIREEFCKEEEPVAWKPGQPFHLLILGGSQGAQSINAAMLEALEHLENVKDDIRIVHQTGEKDEALVRQRYEQAGFTARAEAFIYDMEEQYRQASLVICRAGATTLAEVTATGKVSVLVPFPFAAHNHQEHNARVLEAADAAEVILDRNINGHKLAQSILDAMQNPDRLEERAKNSYRLGRRDATNRVRDLCRQLMGAAI, encoded by the coding sequence ATGGCGAACTACGTCGTCATAGCCGGAGGCGGAACCGGGGGACACCTGTACCCCGGCATCGCGCTGGCCAGAGCTTTGAAAGCCATGGACGAGAACATCGAAATCACTTTTGTCGGCACGAAACGCGGCCTGGAAGCGCGCGTCCTGCCGCGCGAAGGCCTGCCACTAAAAACCATTCTGTCCGGCGGTCTCTTGGGCAAAAAGGGGCTGGGACGCTGGACGTCGTGGTGCAAACTGCCGGTGGGCCTGGCTCAGTCGATGTGTTTTCTCATCCGCAAGAGGCCGAATCTCGTCGTCGGCGTCGGCGGTTATGTGTCGGGTCCGGTGGCGGTGGCGGCATGGATGCTCCGCATCCCCATACTCGTGCACGAACAGAACACCGTGCCCGGCGTCACCAACCGGCTGATTGGCAAGATCGCAAGCAAGGTCGCGGTATCGTTCGAGCAGTCGCGGGACTATTTTCCCGCCAACAAGGTGGTGGAGACGGGCAACATGATCCGCGAAGAATTCTGCAAGGAAGAAGAGCCGGTGGCGTGGAAGCCGGGTCAGCCTTTCCACCTGCTCATTCTCGGCGGAAGCCAGGGCGCGCAGTCGATCAACGCGGCGATGCTGGAAGCGCTGGAACATCTCGAAAACGTGAAAGACGATATCCGCATCGTGCACCAGACTGGAGAAAAAGACGAAGCGCTGGTGCGGCAACGCTACGAGCAGGCGGGTTTCACCGCGCGCGCCGAGGCATTCATTTACGACATGGAAGAGCAGTACCGCCAAGCATCGCTTGTCATCTGCCGCGCCGGGGCGACGACCCTGGCGGAGGTGACGGCGACGGGCAAGGTTTCGGTGCTCGTCCCCTTTCCTTTCGCGGCGCACAATCATCAGGAACACAACGCGCGTGTGCTGGAAGCGGCGGACGCGGCCGAGGTCATCCTCGACCGCAACATCAACGGACACAAGCTGGCTCAATCCATCCTCGACGCGATGCAGAATCCGGACAGGCTGGAAGAGCGGGCAAAGAACAGTTACCGGCTGGGACGACGCGACGCGACGAACCGCGTGCGCGACCTGTGCCGTCAATTGATGGGTGCGGCGATTTAA
- the murC gene encoding UDP-N-acetylmuramate--L-alanine ligase — MFLGKTRRIHFIGIGGAGMSGIAEVLINQGYDVTGSDLTRSAVTEHLEKAGATIHYGHAAENVADCQVVVTSSAVKADNVEVKAAREQSIPVIRRAEMLAELMRMKYGIAIAGTHGKTTTTSLVGTLLAGGGLDPTVVIGGKLKSVGSHAQLGQSEFLVAEADESDGSFLKLMPTVVVVTTLDEEHMEYYGTLDTMKEAFLNFINKVPFYGTAVLCLDEVNIQSLIPHVEKRAITYGLTSQADYTARNIRFKGLDTWFDVFHHGKPLGTLHSVAPGRHNVLNTLAAVAVAMELNLTFDTIADALKQFRGVQRRFEITHDTEPLVVVDDYGHHPVEIQATLRTVREVWPERRMVVVFQPHRYSRTRSLMQEFWSSFHNADCVIVNDIYAAGEDPVAGVTAGRMVEGIKNFGHKHAEYIADRKTTQDRLTQLLQPGDVLLTLGAGNIWELGRELIANLPARLRGGDAGKDPSSC; from the coding sequence ATGTTTCTGGGAAAAACGCGGCGCATTCATTTCATCGGTATCGGAGGAGCCGGCATGAGCGGCATTGCTGAAGTGCTGATCAACCAGGGTTACGACGTGACGGGCTCCGACCTCACGCGCTCCGCCGTCACCGAACACCTGGAGAAGGCGGGCGCGACGATCCATTACGGACACGCGGCGGAGAACGTCGCCGACTGCCAGGTGGTGGTCACCTCCAGCGCGGTGAAAGCGGACAACGTGGAAGTGAAGGCGGCGCGGGAGCAGTCCATCCCCGTCATCCGCCGGGCGGAGATGCTGGCGGAACTCATGCGCATGAAGTACGGCATCGCCATCGCCGGCACACACGGCAAAACCACCACCACTTCGCTGGTGGGTACCCTCCTTGCGGGCGGGGGACTCGACCCGACGGTGGTCATCGGCGGCAAGCTCAAAAGCGTGGGCAGTCACGCGCAGCTGGGACAAAGCGAGTTCCTGGTCGCGGAAGCGGACGAAAGCGACGGTTCGTTCCTGAAACTCATGCCGACGGTGGTCGTGGTCACCACCCTCGATGAAGAACACATGGAGTACTACGGCACGCTCGACACCATGAAGGAAGCGTTTCTGAATTTCATCAACAAGGTTCCGTTCTACGGCACCGCGGTGCTGTGCCTCGATGAAGTCAACATTCAGTCGCTGATTCCGCACGTGGAGAAACGCGCCATCACTTACGGGTTGACAAGCCAGGCCGACTACACCGCGCGAAACATCCGCTTCAAGGGACTCGACACCTGGTTCGACGTGTTCCACCACGGCAAACCGCTGGGCACCCTGCATTCGGTTGCCCCCGGACGCCACAACGTGCTGAACACGCTGGCGGCGGTGGCTGTTGCAATGGAACTCAACCTCACGTTCGACACCATCGCCGACGCGCTGAAACAGTTCCGCGGCGTGCAGAGGCGTTTCGAGATCACCCACGACACCGAACCGCTGGTGGTGGTGGACGACTACGGCCATCACCCGGTGGAAATCCAGGCCACCCTGCGCACGGTGCGCGAGGTCTGGCCGGAGCGCCGCATGGTGGTGGTGTTCCAGCCGCACCGCTATTCGCGCACGCGGTCGCTCATGCAGGAGTTCTGGTCGTCGTTTCACAACGCCGACTGCGTGATCGTCAACGATATCTACGCCGCAGGCGAAGACCCTGTCGCAGGGGTGACTGCCGGACGCATGGTCGAGGGCATCAAGAACTTCGGCCACAAGCACGCGGAATACATTGCAGACCGTAAAACCACCCAGGACCGTTTGACCCAACTCCTCCAGCCCGGCGACGTGCTCCTCACGCTGGGCGCGGGAAACATCTGGGAACTCGGACGCGAACTGATCGCCAACCTTCCCGCCCGGCTCCGCGGCGGAGATGCAGGAAAGGACCCCTCTTCATGCTGA
- the murB gene encoding UDP-N-acetylmuramate dehydrogenase, which translates to MRGGPADYFIVPKNIEDIKNILRNRGDLPVFVLGEGTNLLVADRGIPGIVLSVKEMFKIIQTPVFSRLTSGEEVASVRVGAGTKMSYLVKYLAKYSLTGIEDLVGIPGSLGGAVVMNAGADGTEIGDVIRNVTRINDDGEVETLSRDELTFRYRKTIFPTPGGIVIEAELKLKKGDHLEIQKAIDAHLDRRRQKQPLTLPNSGSVFKNPEGDTAGRLIEEAGLKGFSIGGAAVSIKHANFIVNQGEATAHDIREIIETVQKVVKEKTGIDLETEVVLAGEWD; encoded by the coding sequence TTGCGTGGGGGGCCGGCCGACTACTTCATCGTCCCCAAAAACATCGAAGACATCAAAAACATATTGAGGAACCGCGGCGATCTGCCCGTGTTCGTGCTGGGAGAAGGCACCAACCTGCTGGTGGCCGACCGCGGCATCCCAGGCATCGTGCTCTCGGTCAAGGAAATGTTCAAGATCATCCAGACGCCGGTGTTCTCGCGCCTCACCAGCGGCGAAGAAGTCGCTTCCGTGCGTGTCGGTGCAGGCACCAAGATGTCGTATCTCGTCAAGTACCTCGCCAAGTACTCGCTGACCGGCATCGAGGACCTCGTGGGCATTCCGGGATCTCTGGGCGGCGCGGTGGTGATGAACGCCGGGGCCGACGGCACCGAAATCGGCGACGTCATCCGCAACGTCACGCGCATCAATGACGACGGCGAAGTCGAAACGCTGAGCCGCGACGAGTTGACGTTCCGGTACCGAAAAACGATTTTCCCCACGCCGGGCGGCATCGTCATCGAAGCCGAATTGAAACTGAAAAAGGGCGATCACCTGGAAATCCAGAAAGCCATCGACGCTCACCTCGACCGCAGGCGGCAGAAGCAACCCCTCACCCTGCCGAACTCCGGCTCCGTGTTCAAGAACCCGGAAGGTGATACCGCGGGCCGCCTGATCGAGGAAGCGGGGCTGAAAGGATTCAGCATCGGCGGCGCGGCGGTGTCGATCAAGCACGCCAACTTCATCGTCAACCAGGGAGAGGCGACAGCACACGACATCCGCGAGATCATCGAAACCGTGCAGAAGGTGGTGAAGGAAAAAACCGGCATCGATCTCGAAACCGAGGTCGTGCTCGCCGGCGAATGGGATTGA
- a CDS encoding D-alanine--D-alanine ligase: MNGKTIGVLMGGLSKEREVSLTTGREVMQAIRRLGLTAVEIDVTHDVWTQVKDAGIDLAFIALHGTYGEDGTIQGLLEYARIPYTGSGVLGSAVAYNKVTSKEVFMQNGIPTAAYQVVRKPERDAFQRHLDLPVVVKPSDQGSSLGVTIVREAEEFDAALELAFRYTEEVVVEQYIDGKLLAIGMHGEKPMPIVHIRPKSGFYDYESKYTKGKTEYICPAELSGIERETCQQVAIAVFRALKGRGFPRVDVILDDDGVPYVLEMNTIPGMTPTSLLPMAAKEGGMSFDDLVLEILKRATRDYMD, encoded by the coding sequence TTGAACGGAAAAACCATCGGCGTCCTGATGGGCGGCCTGTCAAAAGAACGGGAAGTCTCCCTGACCACGGGCCGCGAAGTGATGCAGGCAATCCGGCGATTGGGCCTGACGGCGGTGGAGATCGACGTCACGCACGACGTGTGGACGCAGGTCAAGGACGCGGGCATCGATCTCGCGTTCATCGCCCTGCACGGCACCTACGGCGAGGATGGCACCATCCAGGGCCTGCTGGAATACGCGCGGATTCCGTACACCGGGTCCGGCGTTCTGGGCAGTGCGGTGGCCTACAACAAGGTCACCTCGAAGGAGGTCTTCATGCAGAACGGCATTCCCACCGCCGCCTACCAGGTGGTGCGGAAACCAGAGCGCGACGCGTTTCAGCGTCATCTCGACCTGCCGGTGGTGGTGAAGCCGTCGGACCAGGGCTCGAGCCTCGGTGTCACCATCGTGCGCGAGGCGGAGGAGTTCGACGCAGCGCTGGAGCTGGCGTTCCGCTACACGGAGGAGGTTGTGGTCGAACAGTACATCGATGGCAAACTGCTGGCCATCGGTATGCACGGCGAAAAGCCGATGCCGATCGTGCACATCCGGCCGAAGTCGGGGTTCTACGACTACGAGTCGAAGTATACGAAGGGAAAGACGGAATACATCTGCCCGGCGGAGTTGAGCGGCATCGAGCGTGAAACCTGCCAGCAGGTGGCCATCGCCGTGTTCCGCGCGCTCAAGGGACGCGGCTTCCCGCGGGTCGATGTGATTCTCGACGACGACGGCGTGCCGTACGTGCTGGAGATGAACACGATTCCCGGAATGACGCCGACCAGCCTTCTGCCCATGGCGGCGAAGGAAGGCGGAATGAGTTTTGACGATCTCGTACTTGAAATTCTGAAACGCGCCACGCGCGACTACATGGACTGA
- a CDS encoding cell division protein FtsQ/DivIB → MVDYSTTSPQNRSSGWKRAHTQRSKRQKKKAVRYRTGPKREVNARKVLRLGLDWGARGLLAVVLMYGLFHAYQFFTTAPQFRISRITFHGNKTVDAEHLYMAAQPVFGENIFHADIDGVLKPIRLNHWVQDVSAIRKLPQSLHIHVQERTPYARLELEQTYLMDPYGVLIAPDSGVYSDLPLIQAGTLGEVELGKPVHIDWVVPGLKAMNALNQLGAFREQPFHAVRFTQPHHLIFTSKSGQVSLRMAVDRLVEGFDNFKVVLEALQSDIGKARFIDLSFAGRVVVRDEPWESGTDTSIKKS, encoded by the coding sequence ATGGTCGATTACAGCACCACATCACCACAGAACCGCTCTTCCGGCTGGAAGCGCGCACACACGCAGAGGTCGAAACGGCAGAAGAAAAAAGCCGTGCGTTACCGCACCGGCCCCAAGCGTGAGGTGAATGCGCGGAAGGTACTGCGACTCGGCCTCGACTGGGGCGCCAGAGGATTGCTCGCGGTTGTGTTGATGTACGGCCTGTTCCACGCGTACCAGTTTTTCACAACGGCGCCGCAGTTCCGCATCAGCCGCATCACTTTCCACGGCAACAAGACGGTGGACGCGGAACACCTGTATATGGCGGCGCAACCGGTGTTCGGCGAAAACATTTTTCACGCCGACATCGATGGCGTGCTCAAACCGATCCGCCTCAACCACTGGGTGCAGGACGTGTCGGCGATCCGCAAACTGCCGCAGAGCCTGCATATTCATGTTCAGGAACGCACGCCCTACGCACGTTTGGAATTGGAACAGACCTATTTGATGGACCCGTACGGTGTGCTGATCGCACCCGACTCAGGCGTGTACAGTGACCTGCCGCTCATCCAGGCGGGGACGCTCGGTGAAGTGGAACTGGGCAAACCGGTACACATCGACTGGGTGGTGCCGGGCCTCAAGGCGATGAACGCACTCAATCAACTGGGGGCTTTCCGTGAACAACCGTTTCATGCCGTGCGTTTCACACAGCCGCATCATCTCATCTTCACCTCGAAGTCCGGACAGGTATCTTTGCGCATGGCCGTGGACCGTCTGGTGGAGGGGTTCGACAATTTCAAAGTGGTTCTGGAAGCATTGCAGTCCGACATCGGCAAGGCCCGCTTCATTGACCTGTCGTTTGCGGGCCGCGTGGTGGTCCGCGACGAACCGTGGGAGAGCGGCACGGACACATCGATCAAGAAGTCCTAA
- the ftsA gene encoding cell division protein FtsA — MSKKKNYVVGLDIGTTKICCIIAEVSPQGEIEIIGLGQSPSRGLRKGVVVNIDGTVESIRSAVEEAELMAGTEIESVFVGIAGGHIKSMNSHGIIAVKNKEINQQDVDRVIDAAKAIAIPLDREVIHVLPQEFIVDNQDGIKTPLGMAGVRLEAKVHIVTAAVTSAQNIVKCVNKAGLGVQDIVLQQLASSESVLSSDEKELGVALIDIGGGTSDLAIFYEGAIKHTSVLAIAGAQVTNDIAIGLRTPNAEAEKIKHAYGCAYSALLAEDEGIEVSSVGGRPAMKVSGQILSEIIEARVREMFEMLNHEIQTSGFEEHISSGIVITGGSASMPGMAELAEEVFQAPVRIGTPMGLGGLIDVVNNPVYATCTGLIIYGDRCYKAGKYTELQGRNLFDKIFSRMKGWMEEFF, encoded by the coding sequence ATGTCCAAAAAGAAAAATTACGTTGTGGGCCTCGACATCGGCACCACCAAGATCTGCTGTATCATCGCCGAGGTCAGCCCGCAGGGTGAAATCGAAATCATCGGGCTCGGCCAGTCGCCATCGCGTGGTCTGCGCAAGGGCGTGGTGGTGAACATAGACGGCACCGTGGAATCCATTCGAAGCGCGGTGGAGGAAGCCGAACTGATGGCGGGCACGGAGATCGAGTCCGTGTTCGTCGGCATCGCCGGCGGCCATATCAAGAGCATGAACAGCCACGGCATCATCGCCGTCAAGAACAAGGAGATCAACCAGCAGGATGTGGACCGCGTGATCGATGCGGCGAAGGCCATCGCCATCCCGCTGGACCGCGAAGTGATCCACGTTCTGCCGCAGGAGTTCATCGTCGACAACCAGGACGGCATCAAGACACCGCTCGGCATGGCGGGCGTTCGGCTGGAGGCGAAGGTGCATATCGTCACCGCCGCCGTCACCTCCGCACAGAACATCGTCAAGTGCGTGAACAAGGCCGGGCTCGGCGTGCAGGACATCGTACTCCAGCAACTCGCATCCAGCGAGTCGGTGCTCTCCAGCGACGAGAAAGAACTGGGCGTGGCGCTCATCGACATCGGCGGCGGCACCTCCGATCTCGCCATCTTCTACGAGGGCGCGATAAAACACACTTCCGTGCTGGCCATCGCCGGGGCGCAGGTGACCAACGACATCGCCATCGGCCTTCGCACGCCGAACGCGGAAGCGGAAAAGATCAAACACGCCTACGGGTGCGCCTACTCGGCGCTTCTCGCCGAGGACGAGGGTATCGAAGTGTCCAGCGTCGGCGGCCGCCCGGCGATGAAGGTCTCGGGTCAGATCCTGAGCGAGATCATCGAAGCGCGCGTGCGTGAGATGTTTGAAATGCTCAACCACGAAATCCAGACGTCGGGATTCGAGGAACACATCTCGTCGGGCATTGTCATCACCGGCGGCTCGGCGTCCATGCCGGGCATGGCGGAACTGGCGGAGGAGGTGTTCCAGGCGCCGGTGCGCATCGGCACGCCGATGGGTCTCGGGGGATTGATCGACGTCGTCAACAATCCGGTGTACGCCACGTGCACGGGATTGATCATTTACGGAGACCGTTGCTACAAGGCGGGAAAGTACACGGAACTCCAGGGAAGGAATCTGTTCGACAAAATTTTCAGCCGAATGAAAGGCTGGATGGAAGAGTTCTTTTAA
- the ftsZ gene encoding cell division protein FtsZ, with amino-acid sequence MIEFEQDNEYSACIKVVGVGGGGSNAVNAMVRSHIQGVEFIIVNTDVQALESSPCMNKVQVGAEVTKGLGAGSNPEMGRLAVEENKNQIRAMLEGADMVFITAGMGGGTGTGGAPTVANIARELGALTVGIVTKPFVFEGRKRERQAEEGLQALKDSVDTLIVIPNQRLLSFISKDTPLTNAFSHVDDVLRQAVSSISDLIVIPGLINLDFNDVKTIMSGMGKALMGGGTATGENRAVEAAEKAISSPLLDEATVDGAKGVLINITGGDDLTLHEVTEAASLIQKNAHEDAHIIFGAVIDKHLQGEMRVTVIATGFEKSEMQEEEPVEEEWSVAAPHESAIAYKKVVGGDPQPSAPKPPLFRKSGLRQLAASIRKESPDSVANESNYDIPTFLRKHAD; translated from the coding sequence TTGATTGAATTTGAGCAGGACAACGAGTACTCCGCCTGCATCAAGGTGGTTGGGGTCGGCGGAGGCGGATCAAACGCCGTCAACGCCATGGTGCGCTCGCACATCCAGGGTGTGGAATTCATCATTGTCAACACGGACGTGCAGGCACTGGAATCGTCCCCGTGCATGAACAAGGTGCAGGTGGGCGCGGAGGTGACCAAGGGCCTGGGCGCGGGTTCCAACCCGGAGATGGGCCGCCTCGCGGTGGAAGAAAATAAAAACCAGATCCGCGCCATGCTGGAAGGCGCCGACATGGTGTTCATCACTGCCGGCATGGGCGGAGGCACCGGTACCGGCGGCGCGCCGACCGTGGCCAACATCGCTCGCGAACTAGGCGCACTGACCGTAGGCATTGTCACCAAACCGTTCGTGTTTGAAGGAAGGAAGCGCGAGCGGCAGGCCGAGGAAGGGCTGCAGGCGTTGAAGGACTCGGTGGATACGTTGATTGTTATTCCCAATCAGCGCCTGTTGAGCTTCATCTCGAAAGACACTCCGCTCACCAACGCGTTCAGCCACGTCGATGACGTTCTGCGCCAGGCCGTGAGCAGCATTTCGGATTTGATCGTCATCCCGGGGCTGATCAACCTCGACTTCAATGACGTGAAGACCATCATGTCCGGCATGGGCAAGGCACTCATGGGCGGCGGCACAGCCACCGGCGAGAATCGCGCGGTGGAAGCGGCGGAAAAAGCCATCTCCAGTCCGCTCCTCGACGAAGCCACGGTGGACGGCGCCAAAGGGGTGCTCATCAACATCACCGGCGGCGACGACCTGACACTGCACGAAGTCACGGAAGCCGCATCGCTCATCCAGAAGAACGCGCACGAGGACGCGCATATAATCTTCGGAGCGGTGATCGACAAGCACCTGCAGGGCGAGATGCGCGTCACGGTGATCGCCACGGGATTCGAAAAATCCGAAATGCAGGAAGAAGAGCCGGTGGAGGAGGAATGGTCGGTGGCAGCGCCTCACGAGAGTGCCATCGCATACAAAAAGGTGGTGGGCGGCGATCCGCAACCCAGCGCGCCCAAACCACCCCTGTTCCGCAAAAGCGGGCTGAGGCAACTGGCCGCCTCCATCCGCAAGGAGTCGCCGGACTCGGTGGCCAACGAGTCTAATTACGACATCCCGACGTTTCTCCGCAAACACGCGGATTGA
- a CDS encoding DUF547 domain-containing protein, with the protein MYPQPAPARKESSKVAIKLPTLQHGIKIFACLCFIFIGSPAAWAFDYADWDALLKKHVRPTTLDGVRLNALPYKALKNDPVFSKVVRQFEAASPDEFKTREEKLAFWINAYNVFAVKMVLDHYPVDSIKDAGGLFGSVWKKQVGTIGGKPITLDEIEHGILRKMGEPSIHMAIVCASVSCPDIRKEAYWPDRLEAQLTAQAEHFLMNPGKGLRVDKERKTVFLSSIFDWFREDFEPKGGVREYLAPYAPERNRAALKDPGYGIEFMDYNWDLNAL; encoded by the coding sequence ATGTATCCGCAACCGGCGCCTGCCAGGAAAGAATCTTCCAAGGTTGCAATCAAATTACCAACCTTACAGCACGGGATCAAGATATTTGCATGCCTTTGTTTTATCTTCATTGGGAGCCCTGCCGCGTGGGCGTTCGATTATGCGGACTGGGACGCGCTTCTGAAAAAACACGTGCGGCCGACCACGCTGGACGGCGTGCGCCTGAACGCTCTTCCTTATAAGGCACTCAAAAACGACCCTGTCTTCAGCAAGGTGGTTCGGCAGTTCGAGGCGGCTTCCCCCGACGAGTTCAAAACGCGCGAAGAAAAACTGGCGTTCTGGATCAACGCCTACAACGTGTTTGCGGTGAAGATGGTTCTCGACCACTATCCCGTGGACAGCATCAAGGATGCGGGCGGGCTGTTCGGTTCAGTCTGGAAAAAACAGGTGGGCACTATCGGCGGCAAACCGATCACGCTGGATGAAATCGAGCACGGCATTCTGCGCAAGATGGGAGAGCCGAGCATTCACATGGCCATCGTCTGCGCGTCGGTCAGTTGCCCCGATATCCGCAAAGAGGCCTACTGGCCGGATCGCCTGGAAGCGCAGTTGACGGCACAGGCGGAGCACTTTCTCATGAATCCGGGCAAGGGCCTGCGTGTCGACAAGGAGCGCAAAACGGTTTTTCTGTCGTCGATTTTTGACTGGTTTCGGGAAGACTTTGAGCCAAAGGGTGGCGTGCGGGAGTATCTTGCACCGTACGCTCCGGAACGCAACCGCGCCGCGTTGAAAGATCCCGGCTACGGCATCGAGTTCATGGACTACAACTGGGATTTGAACGCGCTATAA